One segment of Candidatus Nitrospira nitrosa DNA contains the following:
- the nuoL gene encoding NADH-quinone oxidoreductase subunit L: MLYALIPFLPLAAFLILGLAGSRFKENAHVIAVPAVLLSLVLALSAFIQVASGSVISVPLYTWLTSGHLDIHIGIYIDRLTAVMLLLVTGVSSLVHIYTIGYMHGESGYARFFSYIALFTFSMLMLVLADNLLQLFIFWEAVGLCSYLLIGHWYERASACAAATKAFLVNRVGDFGFLLGLLLVWYHFGSLNYLDIFPALHDASGLTMNLLGPLGGTWEVSLFTMIALLLFTGAVGKSAQVPLHVWLPDAMEGPTPISALIHAATMVTAGVFMVARLAPIYNLSPTAMNVVAVTGGLTMLLGATIALTQTDIKRVVAYSTVSQLGYMVMACGLGAYASGMYHLLTHGAFKALLFLGCGSVIIALHHEQDIRHMGGLKNQLPTTYWTFVVGSLALAGFPLTAGFFSKDEILVAAWSAGNLGQILAIAGLLTALLTAFYSFRLVFITFWGESHVDPHHAGHIHEPSKTMTTPLLILAFFSIATGYLGIPSFLEPVFATDQHPVEHHGKAGGIIMMTATVLGLIGIGTAYYAYVLKPELPNRLAQQWSSLYQASLNKWYVDEAYDRLFVRPTCIVASALWKRVDVAIIDGAVNGVARTIRWGGWILRLIQSGQTQHYALAMAMGIVIITAYLLL; this comes from the coding sequence ATGCTCTACGCACTGATTCCATTTCTTCCTCTCGCCGCGTTCCTGATCCTTGGACTGGCCGGGTCACGGTTCAAAGAGAACGCCCATGTGATCGCGGTCCCGGCGGTGCTCTTGTCGCTGGTGCTGGCGCTGTCAGCCTTTATCCAAGTGGCTTCCGGTTCAGTCATTTCCGTCCCCCTCTATACCTGGCTGACCTCAGGCCATCTTGACATCCATATCGGCATCTACATCGACAGACTAACCGCCGTCATGTTGCTCCTGGTCACCGGAGTCAGCTCCCTTGTGCACATCTATACGATCGGCTACATGCATGGGGAGTCAGGTTATGCCCGTTTCTTCAGCTATATCGCACTGTTTACCTTCTCCATGCTCATGCTGGTATTGGCGGACAACCTCCTGCAATTATTTATATTTTGGGAGGCTGTCGGCCTCTGCTCCTACCTTTTGATTGGTCATTGGTACGAACGTGCGTCAGCTTGCGCAGCGGCAACCAAAGCGTTTCTCGTCAATCGTGTCGGAGATTTTGGATTCCTGCTGGGCCTGCTCCTGGTCTGGTACCACTTCGGCTCTCTGAACTATCTTGACATCTTTCCGGCCCTTCATGATGCAAGTGGTCTGACGATGAACCTCCTTGGCCCTCTGGGTGGCACATGGGAAGTTTCCTTGTTCACAATGATCGCGCTCTTGCTCTTCACCGGAGCGGTAGGAAAATCGGCACAGGTGCCTCTTCACGTCTGGCTACCCGATGCCATGGAAGGCCCGACCCCGATCTCAGCCCTCATTCATGCGGCGACCATGGTCACGGCCGGCGTATTCATGGTCGCTCGTCTAGCACCGATCTATAACCTCTCTCCGACCGCCATGAACGTTGTCGCGGTCACCGGAGGGCTCACCATGCTCCTTGGTGCGACCATCGCGTTGACGCAAACCGATATCAAACGTGTCGTCGCCTATTCGACAGTCAGCCAGCTTGGGTACATGGTCATGGCCTGCGGACTCGGAGCGTACGCCTCCGGCATGTACCATCTCCTCACGCATGGAGCGTTTAAGGCGTTGTTGTTCCTCGGTTGTGGATCGGTCATTATCGCACTCCACCACGAGCAGGACATCCGCCACATGGGTGGCCTTAAAAATCAGTTGCCGACGACCTATTGGACGTTTGTGGTTGGGTCCCTGGCTCTCGCTGGATTCCCCCTCACGGCTGGGTTCTTCAGCAAGGACGAGATCTTGGTCGCGGCTTGGTCTGCTGGCAATCTTGGGCAGATCCTGGCAATTGCGGGCTTGCTTACGGCTCTCTTGACCGCGTTCTACAGCTTCCGGCTGGTGTTTATCACCTTTTGGGGCGAGTCCCATGTCGATCCCCATCACGCAGGCCATATCCATGAGCCCTCGAAGACGATGACAACTCCACTCTTGATTCTGGCATTTTTTAGTATCGCCACCGGTTATCTTGGCATTCCCTCATTTCTCGAACCGGTTTTCGCCACCGATCAGCACCCGGTGGAGCACCACGGGAAAGCCGGCGGCATCATCATGATGACAGCCACAGTTCTTGGATTGATCGGCATTGGCACGGCCTACTACGCCTATGTGCTCAAGCCGGAGCTCCCGAATCGCCTGGCTCAGCAGTGGAGCAGTCTGTACCAGGCTTCGTTGAACAAGTGGTATGTCGATGAAGCCTACGACCGTCTGTTCGTCCGACCCACGTGCATCGTAGCTTCGGCACTCTGGAAACGAGTCGATGTCGCAATCATCGACGGTGCGGTCAACGGAGTCGCGCGAACGATCCGGTGGGGCGGATGGATTTTACGGTTGATCCAGAGCGGACAAACCCAACATTATGCATTGGCGATGGCAATGGGCATCGTGATCATCACGGCCTATCTGCTGCTCTGA
- the nuoK gene encoding NADH-quinone oxidoreductase subunit NuoK, whose protein sequence is MTIPISYYLLLSGIVFLTGIVGVLIRRNIIAILLSVELMLNATNINFVAFSDYFRDLAGQVFVFFALTVAAAEVAVGLAIIIALHRSRSTINIEEFNLLKW, encoded by the coding sequence ATGACCATCCCCATCTCTTACTATCTTCTTTTGAGCGGGATCGTCTTCCTGACGGGAATCGTCGGCGTACTCATTCGTCGCAACATCATCGCGATCTTGCTCTCAGTTGAACTGATGCTGAATGCCACGAATATTAACTTCGTCGCATTCTCCGATTATTTTCGAGACCTGGCTGGACAGGTGTTCGTCTTCTTTGCCCTGACCGTTGCTGCTGCGGAGGTAGCCGTGGGGTTGGCGATCATCATCGCCCTACATCGTTCGCGGTCCACCATCAATATTGAAGAATTCAATTTACTGAAATGGTAA
- a CDS encoding NADH-quinone oxidoreductase subunit J family protein, translating into MSQLFFVYFAGMIIAASVLVVALKNPVYSALSLLVMFFHVAGLFITLHAEFLAAVQIIVYAGAILVLYLFVVMILNVKQDDRYHSQWRIAGFVCVPLLIEVMVLLSGGAETSTTGTRAAVASSAKTIAPDNTLAIGQTLFSTYLFPFEVASLVLLVAMIGAIVLAKREIGEQDNPSPMVRTKAAE; encoded by the coding sequence ATGTCGCAACTCTTTTTTGTATATTTCGCCGGCATGATTATCGCCGCGTCCGTTCTCGTCGTGGCTTTGAAGAATCCCGTCTACAGCGCCCTGTCTCTCCTCGTCATGTTTTTCCACGTCGCCGGGCTGTTCATTACCCTTCACGCCGAGTTTTTGGCCGCCGTGCAAATTATCGTCTATGCCGGTGCGATTCTTGTGCTGTATTTGTTCGTCGTCATGATCCTGAACGTCAAACAAGACGACCGTTATCACAGTCAATGGCGGATCGCAGGATTCGTCTGCGTTCCCTTGCTGATCGAAGTCATGGTCCTCCTCTCCGGTGGGGCAGAGACAAGTACGACCGGGACCCGGGCTGCCGTCGCCTCATCAGCGAAGACCATTGCTCCGGATAATACGTTAGCCATCGGGCAAACACTGTTTTCAACCTACCTCTTCCCGTTCGAGGTTGCCTCCTTGGTGCTCTTAGTCGCCATGATCGGTGCGATCGTCCTCGCGAAGCGAGAGATCGGCGAACAGGACAATCCCAGCCCCATGGTTCGAACGAAGGCTGCCGAATGA
- the nuoI gene encoding NADH-quinone oxidoreductase subunit NuoI, translating into MMMRTTPTTKRLSLSEWFKTITFYEILVGMKATLSHLINYRPVTLQYPHEKRTLPDNYRGMLALLRYDDGTEKCVGCDLCEAACPSRVIRVVSAEVPGEPTKRYSKEYYMDMTRCLFCGMCVDACPVDALGMTREFEWAVYDKRQLHLNKQQLLAIGDRSFPVREKRLELQHPNVAFFNVAFSHVPPKPN; encoded by the coding sequence ATGATGATGAGAACCACGCCTACGACCAAGCGCCTGAGCCTCTCCGAATGGTTCAAGACGATTACGTTTTACGAAATCCTCGTCGGCATGAAGGCGACACTTTCGCACCTCATCAATTACCGTCCGGTGACATTGCAGTATCCTCACGAGAAACGCACACTACCGGACAACTATCGCGGCATGCTCGCTCTGCTCCGCTACGATGACGGAACGGAGAAATGTGTGGGGTGCGATCTCTGTGAGGCAGCTTGTCCCTCCCGTGTCATCCGGGTGGTCAGCGCGGAAGTGCCGGGTGAGCCTACGAAGCGCTATTCAAAAGAATATTACATGGATATGACCCGGTGCTTGTTCTGCGGGATGTGCGTGGATGCCTGTCCCGTCGATGCACTTGGGATGACTCGAGAGTTTGAATGGGCGGTGTACGATAAGCGCCAACTCCACTTAAATAAACAACAGTTGCTCGCCATCGGAGACCGCTCGTTTCCAGTTCGTGAGAAACGCTTGGAACTTCAGCATCCAAACGTGGCGTTCTTTAACGTAGCGTTCAGCCACGTACCGCCAAAGCCGAACTGA
- the nuoH gene encoding NADH-quinone oxidoreductase subunit NuoH, whose translation MVTEFGLRLAISLTQIGAVMCIVVITVLILTLAERKVLGWMQDRMGPMEVGPYGILQPFADAIKLFFKEDIVPAGANKFIFTMAPILCLIPTFIGFAVIPWGPNWTFEINGISIKPFVISDINIGILYVLAFASLAAYGIILGGWASNSKYSLLGGLRSAAQVISYELNVGLAIVGVLILAGSLSLVTITDAQAGWFWNWHIFAMPAPQIFAFVVYVISVVAETNRVPFDLPEAESELVAGFFTEYSGLRFAFFFLAEYANMVLVSCVASALFLGGWHAPYPGTLMELVGLSSWSWIESTMWFAVKTYSLLFLFFWLRATLPRLRYDQLMRFGWKVMLPIALANIVVTAIAVFIYQRI comes from the coding sequence ATGGTGACTGAATTCGGATTACGTCTTGCTATTTCCCTGACTCAAATCGGTGCGGTCATGTGCATCGTGGTTATTACGGTGCTCATCCTCACCTTGGCGGAACGAAAAGTCTTAGGATGGATGCAGGATCGCATGGGCCCGATGGAAGTCGGTCCCTACGGCATTCTTCAGCCGTTTGCGGATGCCATCAAACTGTTTTTTAAGGAGGATATCGTACCAGCCGGCGCCAACAAGTTCATCTTTACCATGGCGCCGATCCTCTGCTTAATCCCGACGTTTATCGGATTCGCCGTCATTCCCTGGGGACCCAACTGGACGTTTGAGATCAATGGGATCTCGATAAAACCGTTCGTCATCAGCGACATTAATATCGGGATCCTCTACGTCTTAGCCTTCGCCTCACTCGCTGCCTACGGCATCATTCTTGGCGGATGGGCCTCCAACAGCAAATACTCCTTATTGGGGGGCCTCCGATCGGCCGCACAGGTGATCAGCTATGAGCTCAACGTGGGACTGGCGATTGTCGGTGTATTGATTTTAGCCGGCTCGCTCAGTCTCGTAACAATTACTGATGCCCAGGCCGGCTGGTTTTGGAATTGGCACATCTTCGCCATGCCGGCCCCGCAAATCTTTGCCTTCGTTGTCTACGTGATTTCGGTCGTCGCTGAAACGAACCGCGTACCATTCGACTTACCTGAGGCAGAGAGCGAGCTGGTGGCAGGGTTTTTCACCGAATATAGCGGGCTGCGGTTCGCCTTTTTCTTCCTCGCCGAATACGCCAATATGGTGCTCGTATCCTGTGTGGCGTCAGCCCTGTTTCTCGGTGGTTGGCACGCACCCTATCCAGGAACCTTGATGGAACTTGTCGGCTTGTCATCCTGGTCGTGGATCGAAAGCACCATGTGGTTCGCGGTAAAAACCTACTCACTCTTGTTCCTATTTTTCTGGCTCAGAGCGACGTTGCCGAGACTGCGCTACGATCAGCTGATGCGATTCGGCTGGAAGGTGATGTTACCCATTGCGCTGGCCAACATCGTTGTGACGGCCATCGCCGTGTTTATCTATCAACGGATCTAG
- the nuoG gene encoding NADH-quinone oxidoreductase subunit NuoG, with protein MPETTAPMVRITIDGMTVKVPKGTLVIEAARRVGVMIPHFCYHPKLKPDANCRMCLVEVEKMPKLQTACSTPVDEGMSVRTATTVVNDAHRSVLEFILANHPLDCPVCDQGGKCDLQDFSHQYTATSRFAETKRVFQKEYFSPLIETQMNRCVQCLRCVRYCDEVMDVKALAPVGRGTMTEIKHFGPHPLDCEFCGGCVQICPVGAITSRLSMYEYRPWMLKRADTICGYCGDGCQMTVHTKGKELIEVNSAHGTGRNNGDLCARGFFGFHATSHSERLTHPLIRRNGALVQTTWEEALEYVADRISTIKTTHGGTSFGGLISGRCTNEELYLFQKFLRVAVGTNHIDSSARYGHVNGLYAMQLVQGTHRWTVTFDDILDADVLLLVGTNITETNPVTGLKVKEAVKKRRATLITIESLEPVIGTISNIATLSHHHFRTLPSDIPTTILGLLKAIIEENLIQPNLMQQHPAYVGAITAALQEVSWHDLQATTGIQFDAFVQAAKVLAAGRRVVVLAGQQLLRSERGYAGSLSLLDLLLLTGKLDQPGCGFAPLAEENNDQGAIEMGAVAELLPGASSVTSRTDHNRIVKQWNADVSPEVGASLVDMLDRAKSGSLKGMIIVGENPVGSLPVSLRPEEALRKLDLLVCQELFLTETAALAHVVLPAASSLEKSGTFTNTEGHVQAVRPSIDPLGESRPDWEVFSALSILLGSPMEYGESKEILKEIRSLIPGYGSLGPTPLPLKVDHATTERYLTDGYQRDLAARYRLVVPKTRPDGTLRLDFVQSLFHSGKFSTRSKGLLQIEDRGRLRINPVDAARFALVNGDRVRLSSTSGEMTTEVTLVERVPQGTAWFPDHFGQAAVRLFDCVIDPITHAPALRTATVSMMRVA; from the coding sequence ATGCCTGAGACCACAGCCCCGATGGTTCGCATAACGATCGATGGAATGACCGTCAAGGTTCCGAAAGGCACCTTGGTGATCGAAGCCGCTCGGCGTGTCGGCGTCATGATTCCCCATTTTTGCTACCATCCAAAGCTCAAACCGGATGCCAACTGCCGCATGTGCCTGGTTGAAGTCGAAAAGATGCCGAAACTCCAAACCGCCTGCAGTACCCCTGTCGACGAGGGCATGAGTGTGCGTACCGCCACGACCGTGGTCAACGATGCCCATCGATCAGTCCTTGAGTTTATTCTCGCCAACCATCCGCTCGATTGCCCGGTCTGCGATCAAGGTGGGAAGTGCGACCTTCAAGATTTTTCTCATCAGTACACGGCCACCAGCCGGTTCGCTGAAACCAAGCGCGTGTTTCAGAAGGAATATTTCAGCCCGCTGATCGAAACACAGATGAATCGCTGCGTGCAATGTCTCCGCTGCGTCCGATACTGCGACGAGGTGATGGACGTCAAGGCATTGGCGCCGGTCGGGCGCGGCACCATGACGGAGATCAAGCACTTCGGTCCACACCCGTTGGACTGCGAGTTCTGCGGAGGCTGCGTGCAGATCTGCCCGGTCGGAGCCATTACCAGCCGGCTGTCGATGTATGAATATCGGCCCTGGATGCTGAAGCGAGCTGATACCATCTGCGGGTACTGTGGCGACGGGTGCCAGATGACTGTGCACACGAAGGGAAAGGAGTTGATCGAGGTCAACTCAGCCCACGGAACTGGGCGCAACAACGGCGATCTCTGTGCTCGCGGATTTTTCGGGTTCCATGCGACCAGCCATTCGGAACGCCTGACTCACCCGCTCATTCGTCGTAATGGGGCATTGGTCCAGACCACATGGGAAGAGGCCTTGGAATATGTGGCCGATCGCATCAGCACGATCAAGACCACGCACGGAGGAACAAGCTTCGGCGGATTGATCTCAGGCCGGTGTACGAATGAAGAACTATACCTATTCCAAAAATTTCTGCGCGTCGCCGTCGGCACCAACCATATCGATAGCAGCGCCCGTTATGGCCATGTGAACGGCCTCTACGCCATGCAACTTGTCCAAGGCACTCATCGGTGGACCGTGACCTTCGATGACATCCTGGATGCCGACGTGTTGCTCCTCGTCGGGACGAACATTACCGAAACCAACCCGGTCACTGGCCTCAAGGTCAAGGAAGCCGTCAAGAAGCGTCGCGCGACCTTGATCACGATTGAGTCCCTGGAGCCGGTGATTGGAACGATCAGCAACATTGCGACTCTCTCGCACCATCATTTCCGCACTCTGCCAAGCGACATCCCCACCACCATCCTTGGCTTGCTGAAGGCCATCATCGAAGAGAACCTGATTCAGCCGAATCTGATGCAGCAGCACCCCGCCTATGTCGGCGCGATCACAGCTGCACTACAAGAAGTCTCCTGGCACGACCTCCAGGCGACAACGGGAATACAGTTCGATGCTTTCGTACAGGCCGCCAAAGTTCTCGCGGCCGGGCGGCGAGTAGTCGTGCTCGCCGGGCAACAACTTCTGCGCAGTGAACGGGGATATGCCGGATCCTTGAGTCTCCTCGATCTGCTGCTGCTGACCGGCAAGCTGGATCAACCAGGTTGCGGATTCGCGCCGCTTGCGGAAGAGAATAATGACCAAGGGGCTATAGAGATGGGTGCCGTGGCAGAACTTCTTCCTGGCGCCTCTTCCGTAACCAGCCGTACCGACCACAATCGGATCGTGAAGCAGTGGAACGCGGACGTTTCCCCCGAGGTCGGCGCCTCCCTCGTCGATATGCTGGATCGCGCCAAATCGGGATCGCTCAAGGGCATGATTATCGTCGGAGAAAATCCGGTCGGGAGCCTACCGGTCTCACTACGCCCCGAGGAAGCCTTGCGCAAGCTTGATCTGCTGGTCTGCCAGGAACTCTTTTTAACTGAAACCGCAGCGCTCGCTCACGTCGTACTACCGGCCGCATCATCTCTGGAGAAAAGCGGAACGTTTACGAATACTGAAGGGCATGTACAAGCCGTTCGTCCCTCGATTGATCCTCTTGGCGAAAGCCGGCCGGACTGGGAAGTCTTTTCAGCTCTCTCTATTTTATTAGGCTCACCGATGGAATACGGCGAGAGCAAAGAGATTCTCAAGGAGATCCGAAGCCTTATTCCTGGTTATGGATCGCTTGGACCTACCCCGCTGCCTCTGAAAGTCGATCACGCGACGACGGAACGGTATCTCACAGATGGCTATCAGCGCGATCTTGCGGCACGATATCGACTCGTGGTACCGAAAACCCGCCCGGATGGAACGTTGCGACTCGACTTCGTACAGAGCCTGTTTCACTCGGGAAAGTTTTCGACCCGTTCCAAGGGCTTGTTACAAATAGAAGACAGAGGACGGCTTCGAATCAATCCAGTTGATGCAGCCCGCTTTGCCTTGGTGAACGGCGACCGAGTTCGCCTCTCCAGCACATCCGGAGAAATGACCACCGAAGTGACGCTTGTGGAACGGGTCCCACAGGGAACGGCCTGGTTCCCGGATCATTTCGGCCAAGCTGCCGTCCGGTTATTTGACTGCGTCATTGATCCCATCACTCACGCGCCAGCCCTCCGTACGGCAACGGTGTCCATGATGAGGGTAGCCTGA
- the nuoF gene encoding NADH-quinone oxidoreductase subunit NuoF produces the protein MPQHELILLKNMMRPGYTGSLQDYEKTGGYQAIRNALGKIAPADVTAMVRKSGLRGRGGAGFPTGVKWGFLPKDYQGARYLCCNADESEPGTFKDRQLMERDPHQVLEGILLACYAIGAETAYIYIRGEMVLGSRILEQAINEARAAGYIGKNILGTGINADVWVHRGAGAYICGEETALLESLEGKRGLPRIKPPFPATHGLYNKPTVVNNVETLANLPHIMNRGPEWFAAIGSPPKSTGTRVFCVSGHVKRPGNYEVPMGVTVRELVYEHAGGMRSDKPMKAFIPGGASAPFLTPAHLDVKLDFEHVATAGSMLGSGGVTIMEEGTSMVWAALRLMEFFYHESCGKCSPCREGSSWLVQTLRRIMAKRGRMEDLETLLDLCKNIAGRTVCAFGDAEVAPIQSTLKHWRQEYVDLIHEAEAANLIKPEPVGRP, from the coding sequence ATGCCACAACACGAATTGATCTTATTAAAAAACATGATGCGACCCGGCTATACCGGGTCGCTGCAGGACTATGAGAAGACGGGAGGCTATCAAGCCATCCGCAACGCGCTGGGGAAAATCGCCCCGGCGGATGTGACCGCGATGGTGCGCAAATCAGGCCTCCGCGGACGCGGTGGCGCTGGCTTCCCGACCGGTGTGAAGTGGGGCTTCCTCCCCAAAGATTACCAAGGTGCCCGATACCTGTGTTGTAACGCCGACGAGAGCGAGCCCGGCACGTTCAAGGACCGACAGCTGATGGAGCGCGATCCTCACCAAGTCTTGGAAGGCATCCTGTTGGCCTGTTATGCCATTGGAGCGGAAACGGCGTACATCTATATCCGCGGAGAAATGGTTCTGGGATCAAGGATTTTGGAGCAGGCAATTAATGAAGCGAGAGCAGCCGGATACATAGGGAAGAACATTCTCGGTACCGGTATTAACGCAGACGTGTGGGTGCATCGTGGAGCCGGCGCCTATATCTGTGGTGAAGAAACGGCCCTCTTGGAATCCCTTGAGGGCAAACGCGGCCTCCCACGCATTAAACCGCCGTTTCCTGCCACGCATGGCCTCTACAATAAACCAACGGTCGTTAATAACGTTGAAACCTTGGCCAACCTTCCCCACATCATGAACCGTGGCCCCGAATGGTTTGCAGCGATCGGGTCCCCGCCGAAAAGCACTGGAACCAGGGTGTTCTGTGTAAGCGGACATGTCAAGCGGCCGGGCAACTATGAAGTTCCAATGGGGGTGACCGTTCGAGAACTGGTGTACGAACATGCCGGCGGGATGCGATCGGATAAACCGATGAAGGCTTTTATTCCCGGTGGGGCCTCAGCTCCCTTTCTGACGCCGGCGCATCTCGATGTGAAATTGGATTTTGAGCATGTGGCGACGGCAGGGTCGATGCTGGGATCCGGTGGTGTCACCATCATGGAAGAGGGCACCAGTATGGTCTGGGCGGCGCTCCGGCTGATGGAATTCTTCTACCATGAGTCCTGCGGAAAGTGCAGTCCTTGTCGAGAGGGTAGCTCGTGGCTGGTTCAAACATTGCGCAGGATTATGGCCAAACGAGGTCGGATGGAAGACCTTGAAACCTTGTTGGATCTATGTAAGAACATCGCAGGCCGAACGGTCTGTGCGTTTGGTGATGCGGAAGTCGCTCCGATTCAGAGCACTCTGAAACACTGGCGGCAGGAGTATGTGGACCTCATCCACGAAGCGGAGGCCGCCAATCTGATCAAACCTGAGCCGGTAGGAAGACCTTGA
- a CDS encoding complex I 24 kDa subunit family protein: MCSVNARSLERPDRRLDKGVCGGTVLKDKHGKEIDEILSRYPVKRSALIPLLYVAQRDQGYVSEAVMQEIARLLGITPPQVYETVTFYTMFNLKPVGKFHIQVCKSLMCALVGSDTLIGWIKTKLGIAPGESTTDGLFTLSAVECLAACGTGPMMQINEDYYEQVTEDKLDRILADLRSTGTSTLKSGPFMWPEPAPSERGA; the protein is encoded by the coding sequence ATGTGCTCGGTCAATGCGCGCAGTTTGGAACGTCCTGACCGCCGCCTCGATAAAGGGGTGTGTGGAGGAACCGTGCTGAAGGACAAACACGGAAAAGAAATCGACGAGATCCTGAGCCGCTATCCGGTCAAGCGTTCTGCGTTGATCCCGCTGCTCTATGTCGCTCAGCGCGATCAGGGGTATGTGAGCGAGGCGGTCATGCAAGAAATTGCCCGGTTACTCGGGATAACCCCGCCGCAGGTCTACGAGACCGTCACGTTTTACACCATGTTCAACCTGAAGCCGGTGGGCAAGTTCCATATTCAGGTCTGTAAGTCACTCATGTGCGCACTAGTCGGCTCAGATACGCTGATTGGATGGATAAAGACCAAACTTGGGATTGCACCGGGCGAATCAACGACAGACGGCCTGTTTACCCTCAGCGCAGTGGAATGTTTGGCAGCCTGCGGGACCGGTCCCATGATGCAAATCAATGAGGACTATTATGAACAGGTCACCGAGGACAAGCTTGACCGAATTTTGGCTGATTTGCGATCGACAGGAACCAGCACACTGAAGAGCGGGCCCTTTATGTGGCCAGAACCAGCCCCTTCAGAGCGGGGCGCGTGA